In the genome of Neisseria lactamica, the window CACTTCCATCGAGTTGCACACGGACGGACGGCTGGTTTTGGCGTTGCGGACAATGCGGATTGCCTTTTCTAAGTCCGCATCTTTATCGACGTAGATGTGGACAATGCCCGTCCCCGTTTCAATGACCGGCACGACGGCATTCTCAACCACCGCCCGTATCAGCCCCGCCCCGCCGCGCGGAATCAGCAGGTCTAGATAATCTTTCGCCCTCATCATTTCGTAACTGCTTTCGCGCCCGGTGTCTTCAATCAACTGGAGCGCGTCGGGGTCGATGCGGGTTTGTGCCAACCCCGTTTTCAGGGCGGCAACGATGGCGCGTGCGGATTGGAATGCATCTTTGCCGCTGCGGAGTACGACCGCGCTGCCGCTTTTCAGTGCCAAAGCCGCCGCATCGGAAGTAACGTTCGGGCGGCTTTCGTAAATAATGCCGATAACGCCCATCGCTACGCGCTTTTTGATGATTTCCAAGCCGTTGGGCAATGTCGAGGTTTCCAGTATTTCGCCCACGGGGTCGGGCAGCGCGGCAACCGCCCTGATGCCGTCCGCCATCGCGCCAATGCGTTTTTCGTCCAACAAAAGGCGGTCGGTCATGCTTTCGGGAATTTTGCCTGCCGCCGCTTTCAAATCCAAACGGTTTGCCGCCAAAATATTTTCCGCCGCCGCTTCCAGGCTGTCCGCCATAGCAAGCAGCGCGCGGTTTTTTTCTTCCGTATCCGCCGTGTTGGCGGATTTTTTTGCCGCTTTGGCAAGGGCAAGCTGTTTTTGTGTGTTTGACATGGGTTTCCTTTTCTAAAATTCGGTCAGAAGCAGGCGTATTTCGGGCGTAATGGAAATCCAATCGTCCCGATGGATGAACACGCCTTTCGCTTTGCGCGATTTGAGCAGGTCTTCGGCGGCGGCAGAGCCGAAAAGGACGCGCCCTTTGCCCAAAGGCTGTTTGGTTGCGTTGCTGTACACGGTTACGGTGTCCATACGGGAAAAATGCCCTTCGATTCCGGCAACGCCCGACATCAGCAGGCTTTTTCCCTGTTCCGACAAGGCGTGTTCCGCACCTTCGTCCACATAAACGCCGCCCCGGCTTTCCGAGTAAAACGCCAGCCATTGTTTCTGCGTCCTCAAGCCTTTGGCACGGGGGACGAAAAACGAGCCGTCCGC includes:
- a CDS encoding glutamate-5-semialdehyde dehydrogenase, giving the protein MSNTQKQLALAKAAKKSANTADTEEKNRALLAMADSLEAAAENILAANRLDLKAAAGKIPESMTDRLLLDEKRIGAMADGIRAVAALPDPVGEILETSTLPNGLEIIKKRVAMGVIGIIYESRPNVTSDAAALALKSGSAVVLRSGKDAFQSARAIVAALKTGLAQTRIDPDALQLIEDTGRESSYEMMRAKDYLDLLIPRGGAGLIRAVVENAVVPVIETGTGIVHIYVDKDADLEKAIRIVRNAKTSRPSVCNSMEVLLVHEDIAADFLPKLERLLVRDRIKAGLPPVRFRLDPQAARHIGGEAAGADDFDTEFLDYILAVKTVASIEEAVGHIEAHGTHHSDGIVTENRHTADYFTTHIDSAAVYVNASTRFTDGGEFGLGCEMGISTQKLHARGPMGLKELTSYKYIVQGTGQVRE